The DNA region CGGGCGACGGCGTCCAGGACGGTTTCGGAGACGCCCTGGGTGCGGCCGCGTTCGAGACGGACGTAGTAGTCGACGCTGACTCCGGCGAGCTGGGCGACTTCCTCGCGGCGCAGCCCCGGCACGCGGCGGGGCCCCGGGTGTGGGGCGAGGCCGGCCTGCTCGGGGGTGATCCGGGCCCGGCGGGTGCGCAGGAACTCACGGATCTCGCTGCTGCGGTCCATGGGACCACCGTAGGACGGCGTTGTGCCCGCCGGGGCCTTGTAAGGGGTACTGGCAGACCCCCCGAAGAGCGGGGCCCGTACGGCGGCGCACGTGGGGACCGCGGGTGGTTGCCTGGGCGGCGGGTACTCACCGCGCGCCCCCATGCCGGCGCTATTTCCGGACTGGAACTGGTGGAGCTTCGACTGCCAGTACGCGAAGCACAAGTTCGGCCCCTTCGTCGACGCAACCGACCCGGATCTGCGTCCGTTCCGAAGCAGTGGCGGGAAGCCGCTGATGTACGGGGGTTGGGTCGACCTCGTCGTGTCCTCTTACGACAACCGTCGACTGCGGCCGCCAGGTGATCCGGGCCACCTCGACCAGGCCGGCTGGCAGCGTCGGCGGTGTCCGGTAGACGGAGGAATTCGCCCGACTATTCAGGCTTCCTGGGATGGCCCATTGCGGCGCCGGCCACGGGCCGAACGCGTTCGGCAGGGCTTGACCCGTTGATGCGCTGGGTGGAGCACGGCACCGCGCCGACCGAGATCAGCATAACCAAGTACGTCAACGACGACCCGGCCCAGGGAGCGCAAATGGTTCAGTCCCTTCGCACCCTGAACACGCCCGGAACACCGGAGCATCCCTGCGGATAGCCGGGACACGGCGGGTTCCGCGTCCACGCCAGCGGAACCGACGCCGCCGCCTGCCGGATCGGCATCGACCCGGCCGCAGGCCGAAGCGGCTTGGCGCGCTGCACGGCCGCAGTGGTGCCCGCCCACCAGGTTCGTCTCGACCGGACGGCTCGGTCGCTGATGCTGACACGGGCTAACGGCCCAGCGGGGTCACCGGGCGGTCAGGCCAGATGTGGTCTCACCATCGTTGGGGCTCAGTCGTGTGGTCCCGCGCCGTGCAGGAGTGTGTCGATGACGAGTGTGGCCAGCGCATCCGAATCCTGGGCGGCCGGGTCCTGGTCCGCGCCGGGCCTGTTGATGGCTTCGGACAGGAGAGCGTAGTACACCTGCCGCGTCCAGTCCAGGTCCGCGTCCGAGGCGAGGAGTCCCTCGTTCCGGGCTCGGGTCAGGAGTTTGACGGTGTAGGCGTCGATCTCTTTCCAGAGGGCGGCTGCGGCGCTGGTGTGGGGCGTGGCGTGGCTGAGAGTGAAGCGCCAAGTGCTCTTGACCCGCAGGACGTTCGCGGTCACCCGGTACAGGGCCACCAGCGCGGGAGCGGAGTCGGGCCGGGCCTCCCCGATCGCGTCGAGGAGCTGCTGCTTCGCGGAGACGGCGAGCGCCTCCAGGAGCGCCTGCCGGTTCGCGAACCGGCGGTGCACCGTGATCCTGGTCAGCCCCGCTGCTTCGGCGATCTGCTCCATGGAGGCGCCGGCGTCCTCGGCCAGTACCCGTTCGGCCGCCTCAAGAATCGCGCGGACACTGCGCTCGGCGTCTGCCCGCAGTGGTCGGCCCATGTCTGTCTCCTGCCCGGTCGTTCGACTCTTGTCTCCTTGTAGAGGATACGTGAACGATACCGGTTCTTTGTTAGTTGATTCAGTTCTGTTGCTAGTGAGACTGTAGTTGATACATTGATGCTACGGATCGGGGCGCGTCGCACGGCCAGGCGTGCTTCAGTGTGACTGTCCCCCGGGGCTGGCGCCCCGACCGCAGCAAGACGAACACGTCGCCTGAACTGGGGAGTCCACACGGCAACCACGACTCCCCGGTCCGCCCGAGTTCGTCCTGGCGTCCAGGCGAAGTGTCCGGAATGGCACCCGCGTACTTCAGCACCCGACTCGACAGGCAACTCAAGAAGAGGGGACCACGCCGCTCATCAGCGGGGAGAAGCCGGACGGGAAGCGGGTGCCGGACGTCGTC from Streptomyces sp. ALI-76-A includes:
- a CDS encoding TetR/AcrR family transcriptional regulator; protein product: MGRPLRADAERSVRAILEAAERVLAEDAGASMEQIAEAAGLTRITVHRRFANRQALLEALAVSAKQQLLDAIGEARPDSAPALVALYRVTANVLRVKSTWRFTLSHATPHTSAAAALWKEIDAYTVKLLTRARNEGLLASDADLDWTRQVYYALLSEAINRPGADQDPAAQDSDALATLVIDTLLHGAGPHD